A stretch of the Arthrobacter sp. PAMC 25486 genome encodes the following:
- the lepB gene encoding signal peptidase I, translating into MARQALAWGKEILTIIAIAVVLSFLIKTFLFRAFYIPSGSMENTLQVDDRIFVNLLVPKPIAIERGDVVVFKDSQGWLAPVDEAPQNWLTQAGTFIGLIPDSSQQHLVKRVIGLPGDKVKCCDADGKLSINGQAITEPYLYPGASPSDMTFEVTVPEGHLWVMGDHRNNSQDSRFHQATNSTGFVPIDDVEGRALVIAWPLSHWGILGNYPDVFTEVPAPQSAGVSSPQPVSAGQ; encoded by the coding sequence TTGGCTCGCCAGGCGCTGGCGTGGGGCAAGGAAATTCTCACCATCATCGCCATTGCCGTGGTGCTGTCCTTCCTTATTAAGACGTTCCTGTTCCGGGCCTTCTACATTCCCTCGGGTTCCATGGAGAACACCCTGCAGGTTGACGACAGGATCTTCGTCAACCTCCTGGTGCCCAAACCCATCGCCATTGAGCGCGGCGACGTGGTTGTTTTCAAGGACAGCCAGGGCTGGCTGGCCCCGGTTGACGAGGCGCCCCAGAACTGGCTGACACAGGCCGGCACGTTCATCGGCCTGATTCCTGACAGCTCCCAGCAACACCTCGTCAAGCGCGTCATCGGCCTGCCCGGCGACAAGGTCAAGTGCTGCGATGCCGACGGCAAGCTGAGCATCAATGGCCAGGCCATCACCGAGCCCTACCTCTATCCGGGGGCATCGCCGTCGGACATGACCTTTGAGGTGACCGTGCCCGAAGGACACCTGTGGGTCATGGGGGACCACCGGAACAACTCCCAAGACTCCCGCTTCCATCAAGCCACCAACAGCACCGGTTTCGTGCCGATCGATGACGTCGAGGGCAGGGCGCTGGTCATCGCCTGGCCGCTGTCCCACTGGGGCATCCTAGGTAACTACCCGGATGTCTTCACGGAGGTTCCGGCACCCCAGAGTGCCGGCGTCTCCTCCCCGCAGCCTGTTTCGGCAGGCCAGTAG
- the rpsP gene encoding 30S ribosomal protein S16, which yields MAVKIRLKRFGKMRAPYYRIVVMDSRAKRDGRAIEEIGKYHPTEQPSFIEVKSDRAQYWLGVGAQPSEQVFKLLKITGDWQKFKGIKGAEGTLRVKAPKVAFVAPEAKNVVVKEAITKKAKKADEAEAAESTEAE from the coding sequence GTGGCCGTAAAGATTCGCCTTAAGCGCTTTGGTAAAATGCGCGCACCGTACTACCGCATCGTCGTCATGGACTCACGCGCCAAGCGTGACGGCCGTGCCATCGAGGAGATCGGCAAGTACCACCCGACCGAACAGCCTTCATTCATTGAGGTCAAGTCCGATCGTGCACAGTACTGGCTCGGCGTCGGCGCACAGCCGTCCGAGCAGGTTTTCAAGCTCTTGAAGATCACCGGTGACTGGCAGAAGTTCAAGGGCATCAAGGGCGCCGAAGGCACCTTGAGGGTCAAGGCTCCGAAGGTTGCATTCGTTGCTCCCGAAGCCAAGAACGTTGTTGTCAAGGAAGCCATCACCAAGAAGGCCAAGAAGGCTGACGAGGCAGAGGCAGCCGAGAGCACCGAGGCCGAGTAG
- a CDS encoding GNAT family N-acetyltransferase has product MLEIRPAALSEFALLPSIEAEADEVFETLTPAISLADFPPPGTAAEFGAAFHIMVAGRPPTGFVRLEIVDGQAHLEQLAVGTGYGRQGIGRALVQAAKAWALEAGFHTMTLCTFRDVPFNAPFYASCGFVELDKQDTGEELREVRNHEQKLGLDALGPRIAMRVRLGPAPFVEV; this is encoded by the coding sequence ATGTTGGAAATCCGGCCGGCGGCCTTGAGTGAATTCGCGTTGCTTCCCTCGATTGAGGCGGAAGCGGACGAAGTCTTTGAGACGCTTACCCCTGCCATCAGCCTTGCCGACTTCCCTCCGCCCGGCACGGCAGCAGAGTTTGGTGCAGCCTTTCACATCATGGTTGCCGGGCGTCCGCCCACGGGCTTTGTACGGCTTGAAATCGTCGACGGGCAGGCACACCTGGAACAGCTTGCCGTCGGCACCGGCTACGGCCGGCAGGGGATCGGCCGCGCGCTGGTACAGGCTGCGAAGGCCTGGGCCCTTGAGGCAGGGTTCCACACCATGACCCTGTGCACATTCCGGGACGTCCCCTTCAATGCCCCGTTCTACGCCAGCTGCGGTTTCGTTGAACTCGACAAACAGGACACGGGGGAGGAGCTCAGGGAAGTGCGAAATCACGAGCAGAAGCTGGGACTGGATGCACTCGGGCCAAGGATTGCGATGAGGGTGCGGCTGGGCCCTGCCCCTTTCGTCGAGGTGTGA
- a CDS encoding VOC family protein, with product MTATQDLLSADLTMGTVMLKVGDMTLMSNYYQKALGLDIVAEADGGQYLGRGATPLVHLQPAGGLHIPGRGEAGLFHTALLFTDQSSLAATVATAAQYSPQAFAGSADHLVSEAFYFTDPEGNGIELYWDRPRDAWSWKNGEVEMASLALSPQHYLEQHLTEASVTGQRQSVADIGHVHLQVGDVKTAEQFYVDTLGFEKTSGFHGQALFVSAGGYHHHMAMNVWNSRGAGPRKDTLGLGEVLIQLPKADDVGALHARLTHHGIAVANTGAELLFDDPWKNRIRVSVDPVQPVM from the coding sequence ATGACCGCCACACAGGACCTGCTGTCCGCCGACCTCACCATGGGCACCGTGATGCTCAAGGTGGGCGACATGACGCTGATGAGCAACTATTACCAGAAGGCCCTCGGCTTGGACATCGTCGCGGAAGCCGATGGCGGCCAGTATCTGGGACGCGGCGCCACGCCGCTGGTCCATCTCCAGCCTGCCGGCGGCCTGCACATTCCCGGCCGCGGCGAGGCCGGCCTGTTCCACACGGCCCTGCTCTTCACTGACCAGTCCTCCCTTGCCGCCACCGTCGCCACCGCCGCCCAGTACAGCCCTCAGGCCTTCGCTGGCAGCGCCGACCACTTGGTATCCGAAGCGTTCTACTTCACCGATCCGGAAGGCAATGGCATCGAGCTCTACTGGGATCGACCCCGCGACGCCTGGAGCTGGAAGAACGGAGAGGTTGAGATGGCTTCCCTGGCGCTCTCGCCCCAGCACTACCTCGAGCAGCACCTGACCGAGGCATCCGTCACCGGCCAGCGCCAGTCCGTCGCCGACATTGGGCACGTCCACCTGCAGGTTGGCGACGTCAAGACTGCGGAGCAGTTCTACGTCGACACGCTTGGTTTTGAAAAGACGTCCGGCTTCCACGGGCAGGCACTGTTTGTTTCGGCCGGCGGCTACCACCACCACATGGCCATGAACGTATGGAACAGCCGCGGCGCCGGCCCCCGCAAGGATACGCTGGGCCTGGGTGAGGTGCTTATTCAGCTGCCCAAGGCGGACGACGTCGGGGCCCTCCATGCGCGTTTGACCCACCATGGCATTGCCGTCGCCAACACCGGTGCCGAGCTCCTCTTTGACGATCCGTGGAAAAATCGGATTCGCGTTAGTGTTGATCCCGTACAGCCCGTCATGTAA
- the rimM gene encoding ribosome maturation factor RimM (Essential for efficient processing of 16S rRNA) — MQVQVARIGKPHGIKGEVTVLVLTDAPDSRFAVGAEFVVEPAKIGTLTVKSSRWNKDILLLGFEGTTTRNEAELLRGATMFLEADEDEDDDAWYEHELLNLQVRVGNAVVGKVTGLRTLAVQDLLIVEDNEGDEVLVPFVDEIVPEVNIEDGYVLLTPPAGLFTVNKEATASDESGEAADLDGSPADGTDGADGTEGSGK, encoded by the coding sequence ATGCAGGTTCAGGTTGCCCGGATTGGCAAGCCCCACGGCATCAAGGGAGAAGTGACCGTTCTGGTCCTCACCGACGCCCCCGATTCCCGGTTCGCCGTCGGCGCCGAGTTCGTGGTGGAGCCGGCGAAGATCGGCACCCTGACCGTGAAGAGCTCGCGCTGGAACAAGGACATTCTCCTGCTCGGTTTCGAGGGCACCACCACCCGCAACGAGGCGGAGCTGCTTCGTGGCGCCACCATGTTCTTAGAGGCCGATGAGGACGAGGACGACGACGCCTGGTACGAACACGAGCTGCTGAACCTTCAGGTGCGGGTTGGCAACGCTGTGGTTGGCAAGGTGACCGGGCTGCGGACCCTGGCCGTGCAGGATCTGCTCATCGTCGAAGACAATGAGGGCGATGAGGTCCTGGTTCCCTTCGTCGACGAGATCGTCCCGGAAGTGAACATCGAGGACGGCTATGTGCTGCTGACCCCTCCCGCCGGCCTGTTCACCGTGAACAAGGAGGCCACCGCGAGCGACGAATCGGGCGAAGCCGCGGACCTCGACGGCAGCCCGGCTGACGGCACTGACGGCGCTGACGGCACGGAAGGCTCCGGAAAGTAA
- a CDS encoding P-II family nitrogen regulator, producing MKLITAIIRPEQLDDVRSALESYGVQGLTVSSAHGYGRQRGHTEIYRGAEYTVDLHAKVRIEVLASDEQAYDLMDIIVASSNTGNAGDGKAWMVEVYEAVRVRTGERGVAAI from the coding sequence ATGAAACTCATCACCGCCATCATCCGGCCCGAACAGCTCGACGACGTCCGCAGTGCACTGGAAAGCTACGGCGTCCAGGGGCTGACCGTCAGCAGCGCCCACGGCTACGGCCGCCAGCGCGGCCACACCGAAATTTACCGCGGTGCCGAATATACGGTTGACCTGCACGCCAAGGTCCGCATTGAGGTCCTGGCCTCCGATGAGCAGGCCTACGACCTCATGGACATCATCGTCGCCAGCTCCAACACCGGCAATGCCGGCGACGGAAAAGCCTGGATGGTTGAGGTGTACGAGGCGGTCCGGGTTCGCACCGGCGAACGCGGAGTCGCCGCCATCTGA
- a CDS encoding glucose-6-phosphate dehydrogenase, whose protein sequence is MHDGGSPASAAGPGGRIKTLVILGASGDLTGRLLLPGVARLIASGRAPGLSLVGAGSDDWTAQTWQGRLTKSFAEALSGTSDGSSTGAGRAELARVQKGSSYHQLDVTAKGALGDFLKSVEGPVALYFALPPAVSQKACEVLRKKELPAGTRLVMEKPFGSSTESARELNATLAGLVPEDHIHRVDHFLGKSTVLNIMGLRFANRLLEHSWNGEHVEKVEIVFDESLTLENRARYYDHAGAGRDMIQSHLLQIMAIMAMEPPATLEENDVRSNIAAVLRASTIGPQGSTDFAANTRRARYTSGAIGDRQVPDYLAEDGVDPANDTETLAEVEVYVNNWRWAGVPFILRSGKALGRSRKEAVVTFKPVPHLPIGFKGTDSPTRLHIGFGPETLTLDLDVNGPGDLFTLDRVQLEADLGSDPLLPYGEVLDGVLSADPLLSVRGDTAEECWRIVEPAFAAWKSGEVPMEEYAAGSPGPEDWPTTAEV, encoded by the coding sequence ATGCACGACGGCGGGTCCCCGGCTTCCGCGGCCGGCCCCGGCGGGCGGATCAAGACTTTGGTGATTTTGGGGGCCTCGGGTGATTTGACCGGGCGGCTCCTGCTGCCGGGCGTCGCCCGTCTCATTGCCTCGGGCCGGGCACCGGGGCTGTCCCTTGTGGGTGCCGGCAGCGATGACTGGACCGCACAAACGTGGCAGGGTCGCCTGACTAAGAGCTTTGCCGAGGCTCTCTCCGGCACCTCCGATGGCTCTTCCACGGGCGCCGGACGGGCGGAACTGGCCCGCGTGCAAAAGGGCAGCAGCTACCACCAGCTCGACGTCACGGCCAAGGGCGCATTGGGCGACTTCCTGAAAAGCGTGGAGGGACCCGTGGCCCTGTACTTCGCCCTGCCGCCGGCGGTGAGCCAAAAGGCGTGCGAGGTGCTTCGCAAGAAGGAACTTCCGGCGGGCACCCGCCTTGTCATGGAGAAGCCCTTTGGCTCCAGCACCGAATCGGCCCGGGAGCTCAATGCCACCCTCGCCGGGCTGGTGCCCGAGGACCACATTCACCGGGTGGACCATTTCCTGGGCAAGTCCACCGTCCTGAACATCATGGGGCTGCGCTTTGCCAACCGTTTGCTGGAGCACTCGTGGAACGGCGAACACGTGGAGAAGGTGGAGATCGTTTTTGACGAGTCCCTGACCCTGGAAAACAGGGCCCGCTACTACGACCATGCCGGCGCCGGCCGCGACATGATCCAAAGCCACCTGCTGCAGATCATGGCGATCATGGCCATGGAGCCACCGGCCACCCTGGAAGAGAACGACGTCCGCTCGAACATTGCCGCCGTGCTGCGGGCCAGCACCATCGGCCCCCAGGGCAGCACGGACTTCGCGGCGAACACCCGCCGGGCCCGCTACACGTCCGGGGCGATTGGGGACCGCCAGGTGCCCGACTACCTCGCCGAGGACGGCGTGGATCCTGCCAACGACACCGAGACGCTCGCCGAAGTTGAGGTCTACGTCAATAATTGGCGTTGGGCGGGCGTGCCGTTCATTCTGCGCTCCGGGAAGGCGCTGGGCCGCAGCCGCAAGGAAGCCGTGGTGACGTTCAAGCCAGTCCCCCACCTGCCTATTGGCTTCAAAGGCACCGATTCGCCCACCCGATTGCACATCGGTTTTGGCCCCGAAACCCTGACCCTTGACCTTGATGTCAACGGCCCCGGCGACCTCTTCACCCTTGACCGTGTCCAACTGGAGGCTGATCTGGGCAGCGATCCGCTCCTGCCCTATGGTGAAGTGCTCGACGGCGTGCTCAGCGCGGACCCGCTGTTGTCGGTGCGCGGGGACACTGCCGAAGAATGCTGGCGGATCGTGGAACCGGCGTTTGCCGCCTGGAAGTCCGGAGAGGTCCCCATGGAAGAGTACGCGGCAGGCTCGCCCGGCCCGGAGGACTGGCCCACCACCGCCGAGGTGTGA
- the ffh gene encoding signal recognition particle protein, producing the protein MFNSLSDRLTATFKNLRGKGRLSEADVDATVREIRRALLDADVAVPVVREFTAKVRERALGSEVNEALNPAQHIVKIVNEELVAILGGETRRINLAKNPPTVIMLAGLQGAGKTTLAGKLSKWLKGQGHSPLLVAADLQRPNAVKQLQVNGERAGVPVFAPHPGVSSEFENATGDPVAVALAGLAEAKTKLYDVVIVDTAGRLGIDAELMKQAADIRSAINPDEVLFVIDAMIGQDAVNTAQAFNEGVNFTGVVLTKLDGDARGGAALSVASITGKPVMFASTGESLDDFELFHPDRMASRILDMGDVLTLIEQAEKNWDKGEAERMAQKFADQEDFTLDDFLAQMQQIRKMGSMKKMLMMMPGAAGMRQQLENFDEREIDRVEAIVRSMTPHERVAPKIINGSRRARIAKGSGVHVSEVNGLLERFGQAQKMMKKMAQGGGIPGMPGVAGPGGFNSARKGKQGPKKKAKSGNPAKAAAELKAAQEKANAPKSLPTGAAFGAGAEDFDPSSLNLPKGFEKFLGK; encoded by the coding sequence GTGTTCAACTCCCTATCTGATCGCCTGACAGCAACTTTTAAGAACCTGCGGGGCAAGGGTCGGCTGAGCGAGGCCGACGTCGATGCCACAGTCCGCGAGATCCGCCGGGCCCTCTTGGATGCCGACGTTGCCGTGCCCGTGGTGCGCGAGTTCACCGCCAAGGTCCGCGAACGCGCCCTGGGTTCCGAGGTCAACGAGGCGCTGAACCCGGCGCAGCACATCGTCAAGATCGTCAACGAGGAGCTCGTCGCCATTTTGGGTGGGGAAACCCGCCGCATCAACCTGGCCAAGAACCCACCCACCGTCATCATGCTGGCCGGTTTGCAGGGTGCGGGCAAGACGACCCTGGCCGGAAAGCTCTCCAAGTGGCTCAAGGGCCAGGGACACAGTCCGCTCCTGGTTGCCGCCGACCTCCAACGCCCCAACGCCGTCAAGCAGCTGCAGGTCAACGGTGAGCGCGCCGGGGTCCCGGTCTTCGCCCCACACCCCGGCGTCAGCAGCGAATTTGAAAACGCCACCGGCGATCCCGTGGCCGTTGCCCTGGCCGGTCTGGCCGAGGCCAAGACCAAGCTGTACGACGTCGTCATCGTTGACACCGCCGGCCGCCTCGGCATCGACGCCGAACTGATGAAGCAGGCCGCGGACATCCGCTCCGCCATCAACCCCGACGAGGTCCTCTTCGTCATCGACGCCATGATCGGCCAGGACGCCGTCAACACGGCCCAGGCGTTCAACGAAGGCGTCAACTTCACCGGCGTCGTCCTCACCAAGCTCGACGGCGACGCCCGCGGTGGCGCGGCCCTCTCTGTGGCGTCCATCACCGGCAAGCCCGTCATGTTCGCCTCCACGGGCGAATCCCTGGACGACTTCGAGCTGTTCCACCCGGACCGCATGGCCAGCCGCATCCTGGACATGGGCGATGTGCTCACGCTCATCGAACAGGCCGAGAAGAACTGGGACAAGGGCGAAGCCGAACGGATGGCGCAGAAGTTCGCCGACCAGGAAGACTTCACCCTGGACGACTTCCTCGCCCAGATGCAGCAGATCCGCAAAATGGGCTCCATGAAGAAGATGCTCATGATGATGCCAGGCGCCGCCGGAATGCGTCAGCAGCTGGAGAACTTTGACGAGCGCGAGATCGACCGCGTCGAGGCGATCGTGCGCTCCATGACCCCGCACGAACGCGTCGCCCCCAAGATTATCAACGGCTCACGCCGGGCCCGCATCGCCAAGGGTTCGGGTGTCCACGTTTCCGAGGTCAACGGCTTGCTGGAGCGTTTTGGCCAGGCCCAGAAGATGATGAAGAAGATGGCGCAGGGTGGCGGCATCCCCGGCATGCCCGGTGTTGCCGGCCCCGGCGGTTTCAACAGTGCCCGCAAGGGCAAGCAGGGTCCCAAGAAGAAGGCCAAGTCCGGCAATCCGGCCAAGGCCGCGGCCGAGCTGAAGGCCGCGCAGGAGAAGGCCAACGCGCCCAAGTCGCTGCCCACGGGTGCCGCATTCGGTGCCGGCGCCGAGGACTTTGACCCGTCCAGCCTGAACCTGCCCAAGGGTTTTGAGAAGTTCCTGGGCAAGTAG
- the rplS gene encoding 50S ribosomal protein L19, with product MHLLDSVDAASLRSDIPEFRAGDTLNVHVNIIEGSRARVQVFKGFVLGRHGDGLRETFTVRKISFGVGVERTFPVHSPVLDKIEVVTKGDVRRAKLYYMRNLRGKAAKIKEKRDAVPAK from the coding sequence ATGCATCTTCTCGATTCTGTTGACGCAGCCAGCCTGCGCAGCGACATCCCCGAGTTCCGCGCCGGCGACACCCTCAACGTTCACGTGAACATCATTGAAGGTTCACGCGCACGTGTTCAGGTTTTCAAGGGCTTCGTCCTTGGCCGCCACGGCGATGGCCTCCGCGAGACCTTCACGGTCCGCAAGATCTCCTTCGGCGTCGGTGTAGAGCGTACCTTCCCGGTACACTCCCCGGTCCTGGACAAGATCGAAGTTGTCACCAAGGGTGATGTTCGCCGCGCCAAGCTGTACTACATGCGCAACCTGCGCGGCAAGGCTGCAAAGATCAAGGAAAAGCGCGACGCCGTTCCTGCCAAGTAA
- a CDS encoding RNA-binding protein, producing the protein MLAEALEHLVRGIVDSPEDVKVSVKNNRRGESLEVRVHQDDLGRVIGRQGRTARALRTVVAALAHGEPVRVDVVDTDRRR; encoded by the coding sequence TTGTTGGCTGAAGCGCTGGAGCACCTTGTTCGCGGGATAGTTGACTCTCCCGAGGACGTCAAGGTGAGCGTCAAGAACAACCGCCGCGGGGAATCCCTCGAGGTGCGAGTTCACCAGGACGATCTGGGCCGGGTTATTGGCCGCCAGGGCCGCACCGCCCGTGCCTTGCGCACAGTGGTTGCCGCTCTGGCCCACGGCGAGCCGGTGCGTGTTGATGTTGTTGACACGGACCGCCGCCGCTAA
- the trmD gene encoding tRNA (guanosine(37)-N1)-methyltransferase TrmD: protein MRFDVVSIFPEYLAPLDLSLIGKARTEGILELAVHDLRSYTQDRHRTVDDTPYGGGAGMVMKPEPWAQALTDIAAASPVPDGARPTLIVPSPAGEVFNQKLAYELAEEDHLVFACGRYEGIDERVLEWAADQYTVRPVSLGDYVLNGGEVAVLAMVEAIGRLIPGVVGNPESLVEESHSDGLLEYPVYTKPSNWRDREIPEVLLSGNHAKIAKFRRELQLRRTADRRPDLIEALDATNLSKTERNVLWELGYAVDQGNAVKRPETDAN, encoded by the coding sequence ATGCGTTTTGATGTTGTCAGCATCTTCCCCGAATACCTGGCGCCCCTTGACCTGAGCCTCATTGGCAAGGCCCGCACCGAGGGGATCTTGGAGCTGGCCGTCCACGATCTGCGCAGTTACACGCAGGACCGCCACCGCACCGTCGACGACACCCCGTACGGCGGCGGCGCTGGCATGGTCATGAAGCCCGAGCCGTGGGCGCAGGCCCTCACCGACATTGCGGCTGCTTCCCCCGTGCCCGACGGCGCACGGCCCACCTTGATCGTTCCCTCACCTGCGGGGGAGGTGTTCAACCAGAAACTGGCCTACGAGCTGGCCGAGGAAGACCACCTGGTCTTCGCCTGCGGACGCTACGAAGGCATTGACGAGCGCGTGCTGGAATGGGCTGCGGATCAGTACACGGTCCGCCCCGTCAGCCTCGGCGACTACGTCCTCAACGGCGGCGAAGTGGCCGTGCTGGCCATGGTTGAGGCCATCGGCCGGCTGATCCCCGGCGTGGTGGGCAACCCCGAATCGCTCGTTGAGGAATCGCACTCCGACGGGCTTCTGGAATACCCGGTCTACACGAAGCCGTCCAACTGGCGCGACCGGGAGATCCCCGAGGTGCTGCTCAGCGGCAACCACGCCAAAATCGCCAAGTTCCGCAGGGAACTGCAGCTGCGCCGCACGGCGGACCGCCGGCCCGACCTGATCGAGGCCCTGGACGCCACCAACTTGAGCAAAACGGAACGCAACGTGCTCTGGGAACTGGGGTACGCCGTCGACCAGGGGAATGCAGTAAAACGGCCGGAAACTGACGCCAATTAG
- a CDS encoding alpha/beta fold hydrolase, giving the protein MSKTRIVFVHGMDGYGAAAWPAQHRLAGNYDALFLKRTGFDAVEPPLATDFAADADIVVDALGNGGHVVAHAQGAVAAMMAAVQRPDLVRTLTLVEPLLPSLTVDLPATAAYSSRVEELFARAPELGDAEFLLEFNTLLAVTSSGPHESTSRRAARARLQLPSTAAPLHIIPGVPTMVLTGGWEPLYEEAATYLESTGAQHIVLRSGHRPHDTTDGAAHIERFIDAAEHGAQSAADTDI; this is encoded by the coding sequence ATGAGTAAAACCCGGATTGTGTTTGTTCACGGCATGGATGGCTACGGCGCTGCCGCCTGGCCGGCCCAGCACCGCCTGGCCGGGAACTACGACGCTCTTTTTTTGAAGCGGACCGGATTTGACGCCGTCGAGCCTCCCCTGGCGACCGACTTTGCCGCCGACGCTGACATCGTCGTCGATGCACTTGGCAACGGTGGGCATGTGGTGGCCCACGCCCAGGGAGCCGTCGCTGCCATGATGGCGGCCGTGCAGCGCCCGGACCTGGTCCGCACCCTGACACTCGTTGAGCCGCTGCTGCCCTCACTGACCGTGGATCTGCCTGCCACGGCTGCCTATTCCAGTCGTGTTGAGGAACTGTTTGCCCGAGCCCCGGAGCTTGGCGATGCCGAATTCCTGCTGGAATTCAACACGCTGCTGGCCGTCACTTCGTCCGGACCCCACGAATCCACCTCCCGCAGGGCCGCGCGGGCGCGGCTGCAGTTGCCGTCAACAGCCGCCCCGCTGCACATCATTCCGGGGGTGCCCACCATGGTGCTGACGGGTGGGTGGGAGCCGTTGTATGAAGAGGCGGCAACCTATTTGGAGAGCACGGGCGCGCAGCACATTGTGCTCCGCAGCGGGCACAGGCCGCACGACACCACGGACGGGGCCGCGCATATTGAGCGGTTCATCGACGCCGCGGAGCATGGCGCCCAGTCAGCAGCCGACACTGACATCTGA
- the lepB gene encoding signal peptidase I, with protein sequence MTQAKRQSRKLGWRFVVLAVALIFLFLALVRNVWMDVYYIPSESMEPLLLTGDRVLVSRLAFTNEPIQRGDVVVFDGRGSFAPWKSGAGPVADGLVGAGQWLGVLPNDNIYVKRVLGVAGDTVKCCTPAGLLEINGVPVTETYLYPGDAPSELPFEVIVPQGKLWLMGDHRSVSLDSRSLLGAPGGGLISSSMVIGSPVANVWPLGRIHAIYSDKY encoded by the coding sequence TTGACTCAAGCGAAACGCCAGTCCAGGAAACTGGGCTGGCGTTTTGTTGTTTTAGCAGTGGCACTGATCTTCTTGTTCCTGGCCCTGGTCCGCAATGTGTGGATGGATGTCTACTACATCCCCTCGGAATCTATGGAACCGCTGTTGCTCACGGGCGACCGCGTGCTGGTCTCCCGGTTGGCCTTCACCAATGAACCCATCCAGCGCGGGGATGTGGTGGTGTTTGACGGGCGCGGTTCCTTCGCACCTTGGAAATCCGGCGCCGGGCCGGTTGCCGACGGTCTGGTGGGTGCCGGCCAGTGGCTTGGTGTACTGCCCAACGACAACATTTACGTCAAGCGCGTCCTGGGCGTCGCCGGCGACACCGTCAAGTGCTGCACGCCTGCGGGCCTGCTGGAAATCAACGGCGTCCCCGTCACCGAGACTTACCTGTATCCGGGGGATGCGCCCAGCGAGTTGCCCTTCGAGGTCATCGTTCCACAGGGTAAGTTGTGGCTTATGGGCGATCACCGCAGCGTGTCCCTGGACTCCCGGTCGCTGCTGGGTGCTCCCGGCGGCGGACTGATCTCCTCCTCGATGGTCATTGGCTCACCGGTGGCCAATGTGTGGCCGCTGGGCCGGATCCATGCGATTTACAGCGACAAATACTGA